The stretch of DNA CCTACCTGTTGACACTAGATGGAGCTGGAAATATCATATCGGAGATTGAAATGAGCACTCAACTTATACAAAAGGATGACATACTTAAAATTGTCCCAGGGGCAAAGGTTCCTGTTGATGGTATAGTTATTAATGGTCAGAGTCATGTGAATGAGAGTATGATCACAGGAGAAGCAAGGCCAGTTGCTAAAAAGATTGGTGATAAGGTATGCATCGTATATTTGCAATGGATTGGCTTAGTCATGAATAAGAGACACAGtgaattttgttttcctttttatatGTATGCAAGTAACCTTGTGTAACTACTATTAGGTGATAGGTGGGACAGTGAATGAGAATGGATGTATATTGATTAAGGCCACTCATGTGGGTTCTGAGACTGCTCTTTCACAAATTGTCCAATTAGTTGAAGCTGCTCAGCTTGCAAGAGCACCTGTTCAAAAGCTGGCAGATCAGATATCAAGATTTTTTGTACCAACGGTATGTTTGTGTGTTATGGAAACGTTATTCTTGCTGTGGCATATCATAGTTGGAATAAAAATATGACAAGCTATTTGTCATAAGAGTTTTCAGGATTCTCTGTACCACTGCACACAATTTagttgtttttcaatttttgagaATTATCAACATCTTTGTACAATTGAATCTGAAAGCTTTCCCATTGAAGGTATATGATTACGCACTGTTCTTATAATTTTGCAACTGAAGATGTTAGTGAGCAATCATATGATTCAGAATCatcttaaattaatttttttaaagatcatTTGAAAGCTGAAGTTAATATATGTAATGGTCTGTCAGGTTGTTGTAGCTGCATTTGTAACATGGTTGGCATGGTTCATTCCTGGAGCATTGGGTCTTTATTCCAAAAGGTGGATACCAGAAGGCATGGATGAATTTGAGCTTGCATTGCAATTTGGTATATCAGTATTGGTGGTTGCGTGCCCCTGCGCTCTTGGATTGGCAACTCCCACTGCAGTCATGGTTGCCACAGGAAAGGGAGCCTCTCAAGGTGTGCTTATCAAGGGTGGAAGTGCTCTTGAGAAAGCACATAAGGTATGCAAACCTTGTTTTGATTTACAGTCTGATAATTGATAAATAGCCAGCTGTTGTTGAATGGCACAAAAATTTTAAGCAATTCAACTTTAATAAAATTCTGTGTAAATAAGGACTTCTGtgtattgttttcaaaaaaaaaaaaaaaaggacttctgTGTATTATTCAAGAAATCAAATCGAGAACTCAAAATCGAACAAAATCCATCTTGTTTTCTTATGAATTAACCCTCTATGTTGCTCTTTATACCAGAATGCAATTTGTATGGTTAGTCTCAGATTGAAAATCTACCCAAGCAAGTAACTAATTTGCCAGCTAAAGTCTCAAGTTCATTGTTAATGGTTCTTGCAGATCAAAATGGTTGTCTTTGATAAGACCGGAACATTAACAGTTGGGAAACCTTCTGTTGTCAGTGCTGTGCTTTTCTCTGAATTTTCTATGGAGGAGTTCTGTGATTTAACCATTGCTACCGAGGTAATTAaggctttattttattttatgttgtatgaaataaattttatttttatttttattttttgacaaATTACAAAAGGCTTAAGGCTCATTCTGTTGCCTGAGAATTCGTAAATACTGGAAAGTGAAAATACATGTAAAACtgtttttgttaatatattatgcaCACAGATGTGTGATTTAAATTGTGAAAAATATACTCCATAAATGATAAAGAAACATCCCTGTAGTTCCAAGCCATGTAGCCAACCATTTAGGTTTTCTATATGGTTGAAAATGTAGTTCTGAAGAGATTTTTCCAGTGAACAAGAGTTGAATTTTCACAGATGGCCTTGATTCAATAAGAGAGAACAGATTGAAATTGGTTAAGTGCATACTAGAGAAGGCATATATAGTATTAACTCTAAACTGGTCCAATCTTCAGGTGAACAGTGAACATCCAATTGCAAAAGCTGTTGTGGAGCATGCCAAAAGTCTACGCAAGAAATTCGGGACCGAAAATGGGCATTTTCCTGATGTGGAGGACTTTGAGGTGCACTTAGGAGCTGGAGTTAGTGGAAAAGTTGGAGATAGAAGAGTCTTAGTTGGAAACAAGAGACTTATGAGTGCTTCTAATGTTCCAGTTGGGAATGAGGTTGATAAATACATTTCTGAGAATGAGCAGCTTGCTCGTACTTGTGTGTTAGTTGCCATTGATGGAAGAGTTGCTGGAGCCTTTGCAGTAACTGATCCAGTGAAGCCCGAGGCTGCCCGTGTAATATCTTTTCTCCACTCGATGAAAATCGCGAGTGTCATGGTGACAGGCGATAACTGGGCAACTGCAAACGCTATAGCGAAGGAAGTTGGGATCGAGACTGTGTTTGCTGAGACAGATCCATTGGGAAAAGCCGATAAGATCAGAGAATTGCAGGTAAACCTCTTTTCTGCATATACTAAATGCAAATGAGCcagtataaatttataattctgtTCACCCTAAGTTATATCTAATGGTACCACCCCGAATCACCGATGCAGTTGAGAGGCACAAGCGTGGCAATGGTGGGGGATGGCATAAACGACTCGCCAGCATTAGTAGCAGCAGACGTTGGCTTGGCAATTGGCGCAGGAACTGATGTAGCCATCGAAGCTGCAGACATAGTTCTCATCAAGAACAACCTCGAAGACGTTATCACAGCAATAGACCTCTCCAGAAAGACCATTTCGCGTATCAGACTCAACTATGTTTGGGCACTTGGATACAATATCCTGGGGATGCCCGTTGCTGCAGGCGTCTTATACCCCTTCACCGGAATCCGCCTGCCTCCATGGCTTGCCGGTGCCTGCATGGCTGCATCATCTATCAGCGTCGTATCTTCATCGCTTCTTCTGCAGTCCTACAAGAAACCTCTGCGCGTTCAAGGTTGATTCTAAGAGTAAGTTATTTACACTATACATGATTCTGCTAACTTGTAGATCAGATAATAAATGCATGAGACCAAACAATGAACAAATAATAGTGCATTTCTCACCCATTGGTGCAagttagagaagaaaaatagcCTTTGAATACTCAACTAATACAGTTTCTAGCTGTAGTTGTTATGGGTATTTAGACTTATACTCCTATACATAGTATAGGAATTATGTTAAGGATTCAAATTTAGCTCTCCTTTTCAGGTATTAATCTTGGATTCAAATGGCATTTTCTCATCTTGGATGCTGTATATATACTGTTCTTCAAATGCACTTTCTTCAATTATGGTAGGAGGGAAATCACcatttttttccaacaaaaacataatattattatcgaGAATTAAATAGCGAAGGGTCTCAAGGAGTAAAGGTAGACTATCAACTATTGTGTTGCGACTTGCGAACTTGCAATTATATTAGCAATTGTTTATTAACTGTCTCAAattgttaaattaaaaataagcaatttaaaattgcatctttaGTAACTTTTGGTTTGATGACCTTAGTGttgttttttataaaaaaaaaagtctcaagTTCGAGTCTCATTTCGATCAATGTTCGTCAGTTGTAAAAATAAACGATTTAAAGTTGCATCTATGCGTAAATTGAAAGAGAGGCAGTGGTCAGTTGGGCAAATGAGGTAGACAGAAAATGCAAGTTGCCTGTTGCGACTTTGCCAATTTAGCATCCACTTGCCTAAAAGGTTCAAAGATTCTCCACTCCTTATATTTTAAATGTTCGATCTCCATCCA from Ipomoea triloba cultivar NCNSP0323 chromosome 7, ASM357664v1 encodes:
- the LOC116025366 gene encoding copper-transporting ATPase HMA4-like, translated to MDADGKEGLKTPLLQEPNGVAITIPQTNADGGKKVRTLTFKVGGITCASCATSIETAVGRLDGIQSIMVSPLQGQAVVKFVPELISALKIKETVEDAGFEVNEFPEQDIAVCRIRIKGMACTSCSESVERALLMADGVKKAVVGLALEEAKVHYDPNLTNTSSIVEAIEDAGFGADLISSGCDSSKIHFKLEGINSMNQWNEVKLSLESLEGVNQVEMDFEGHIVAISYEADTIGPRTLIHCIEEAAHGTNAYHASLYTPPRGRETEREHEIQMYKNLFLYSCLFSVPIFVFSMVLPMLPPYGNWLDYKVLNMLTVGVLLRWILCTPVQFIIGRRFYVGSYHALRRKSANMDVLVALGTNAAYFYSIYIMIKALTSYSFEGQDFFETSAMLISFILLGKYLEVLAKGKTSDALAKLTDLAPETAYLLTLDGAGNIISEIEMSTQLIQKDDILKIVPGAKVPVDGIVINGQSHVNESMITGEARPVAKKIGDKVIGGTVNENGCILIKATHVGSETALSQIVQLVEAAQLARAPVQKLADQISRFFVPTVVVAAFVTWLAWFIPGALGLYSKRWIPEGMDEFELALQFGISVLVVACPCALGLATPTAVMVATGKGASQGVLIKGGSALEKAHKIKMVVFDKTGTLTVGKPSVVSAVLFSEFSMEEFCDLTIATEVNSEHPIAKAVVEHAKSLRKKFGTENGHFPDVEDFEVHLGAGVSGKVGDRRVLVGNKRLMSASNVPVGNEVDKYISENEQLARTCVLVAIDGRVAGAFAVTDPVKPEAARVISFLHSMKIASVMVTGDNWATANAIAKEVGIETVFAETDPLGKADKIRELQLRGTSVAMVGDGINDSPALVAADVGLAIGAGTDVAIEAADIVLIKNNLEDVITAIDLSRKTISRIRLNYVWALGYNILGMPVAAGVLYPFTGIRLPPWLAGACMAASSISVVSSSLLLQSYKKPLRVQG